DNA from Quercus lobata isolate SW786 chromosome 1, ValleyOak3.0 Primary Assembly, whole genome shotgun sequence:
TAACTTCCTTGGTAATTGGTATAAAGGCACGTTGGCcttattgctctctctctctctctcatgtccTTGTCTCATTTGTTATTCTTTGGTGTTTTGCCattgttaataataatactgTTCTCAAGCACTGTTTCACAGATTATGAACAAATTTGATTTCCGTTTCTTCTTACCTTTTTGCAACCTAAATCAAAGTATTTTCTCTTCCTGACAAAAACCTAGCAATTCTTGAACCCTAACCCTTCTCTCTAAAGAGAGTAAACCAGACATTTacaaatcctccaaatcctaaACCTACTAAAAGAACACATACACAATTTCCCAAATTTGTCCTATGTCAAAAAGAGCCCTTGTAATTTAACCATTTTTTCCCCTACCATGCATTATACACCAGCAGAGTTTAGAACCTGTAATAGCTTCAACAACAGTACTaatccatcaaaaaaaaagcttcaacAACAGTACTAACAACATATAGACACCCATAGCCAAATCCAATTCACACAGGTTCTGACCTCAAAGACACagaaaaaaaccaacaaaaagtAGAAATTGCAACTAATGTTGATGTAGGAAAAATTGGGGAATTTGTGTACGTGTGGTTGTTGAAGAaaggtttatgggtttgtattaGGAATTAAAAGGTGTTTTAATGAGTTATTTGATGGCAATTTGGTAGAAGAAAGTATGTGGGGATTTAGGGTTTTGATAGTTAAAAGAAATGAATTGATTTagagttgaaaagaaaaagaataagagaaattTTATGATGTTCAAAGGCCATATGAACAGTATCCTTTAACAGTAacctagaaaaagaaaaaaaagaacccacaaaGGCCAATGTGCTAATGACCATTTCTTGCACTAGTAGAATAGGACTCCTAGTTTGACTAGTaaattaaaacctaataaaattctaacttagacccaaaaaataaaacttcagataattttgttttttttgtttaaaaaaacttaagatAATTAGGATCTCCTAGAAGATTCTAGACtcaaataaattaacaaaatagaaatacCCTTAATTCGCAGGAATTGCAGAAGTTACAGATTTGCCCCTGAATATAAAATTACTCATAACCTGCATCAAATGCCAGCTCTCACCAATTTATTTCAAAGTATAACTATTTGGTAGCCAATATCACACCATCAGAATAAAACTTAATGACCAGCACTGACAAATGACATGATAACATGTGAATGTGCCACACTAGCGTGGAACAAAAGATACTTCTCTGATTATTTCATCATGCTCAATGTCCTAAAATTGATAAAACTAATAAAGATACAAATAAGATTAGTAGAGATATAATTACCTATTGATGGCGTTCGAAATACTGCAAGTGCTGTTGTATCATTGACCCAGCGAATAACAAATCCCTGATCCTTGAAGTCCTGAAAAAGCTTCTCTAGATCTATTGTCCTAGTACTCGGTGGGAAGTCAGCAAGAACCAGAACATGACGCTTACCATATCTTgctgaattcaaaaaaaataaaaaataaaaaatcagatcCAACATGCTATTTGACATAAAACTCATGCATGTAACACATAGTAACAAGCAAGAGTTATAAACATCTAATTGGCTAAGTGTAATCTTGAATTAGCTTTTTAACTCATTTGCtttatgtataactttttaaaacttcaaagTTTTTAGACAACAATACTTTCTTTTCTAATCCAAAGACACACTAACTTATAAAGGTGGGAATAAAAGTTTTCAACCTGAATACATTCATAAACAAaccacctcccccccccccccccccccccaaaaaaaaaaaaaaaaaccaaaaaaaaattaatgcattgatggaagtTTCATGTGGAACAATTGATCGCTAAGCAAACATGAAGAAAACATATATATGAGTTCAGGTTATGATAGCATATAATAGTGTtacattgcattttttttctctactattTTATTCATTCCAATCTCAACTCTCAACAACTTTGGAGAAAGTTGAGTGCGTTGGATGCTAGAGGGGAGACGCACGCTCTAACAACTGAGGAGAAGTTAGAACAGATTAATCTCTGCACAAAGATTGAGAAGTTCACTTTATTAGAAGAGATTAGTTGGAGACAAAAGTCTAGGGTTCTCCACTTGAGGGAGGGGGATTCCAATACAAGATTTTTTCATAAGATGGTGAATtctaatagaagaaataatATATTGAGAGCCTATTGGTTAATGGTAGTTTGTCCTCCAATCAAGGTATGATTGAGAATTGTATTACTCAAATTTTCATGAATTTATACTCTGAACAACAGGTAATTCGACCTTTTCCAGATGTGCTGGAATTTCCAATGATATCCGGAGATAATGCAGTTTGGTTAGAGAGGCCTTTTGAGGAGGTAGAGGTTTTTGAAgtcattcaaaatttcaatggTGATAAATCTCTTGGGCCAGATGGGTTTCCAATGGCATTTTTTCAAGCTTGCTGGGAGATTCTCAAATCTGATCTTATGGTTGTCTTTCATCATTTTTATGCAAGAGGTTAGTTTGAGAAAAGTCTGAATGCAACCTTCATTACTCTCATTCCAAAAAAATCTGCCGCTATTGATGTCAAGGATTTTCATTTGATCAGtcttgttggggggggggggggtgtttacAAAATTATTGCTAAAGTCTTGGCTACTCGATTACGCACGGTCATGACAGATATAATCTCATCTTCACAGAATGCTTTTCTAAAGAATAGACATATTCTTGACCCTGTCCTTATTGCTAATGAATGCCTGGATAGTAGATTTAAGACTGGTCTACTAGGGCTACTCTGCAAACTAGATGTTGAGAAGACTTTTGATCATGTAAATTGGGGTTTTCTTATGAAGTTGTTAGAACGCAATGGGTTCCCTAATGAGTGGAGGCGGTGCTTTTGTCTATTTACTGTtcatttctcaattttgattAATAGTTCTCCATGTGGGTTTTTCGAGAGTTTCAGAGGGTTGAGACAAGGCGATCAATTGTCTCCTTTGCTGTTTTTCTTAGTCATGGAAGCCTTTGGAAGAATGTTAGACAAAGCTGTCCATGAAAGTCGCCTGTTAGGCTTTCATGTGGGTAATTTAGAGGGAAGATCTTTAGTGATGTCTCATCTCCTCTTTGCTAAAGACACTCTAATTTTCTGCGATGCCGATCTTGATCAGCTTCTAATTCTCCGTATAGGTGCTTATTTGGTTTGAGGCGGGCACTGGTCTAAAAATAAACCTGAGCAAGTCAGAATTGGTTCCTGTTGGAGTGGTGCATAATATAGAGTTACTGCTATCTGTTCTTGGCTACAAGCAAGGTAGTCTTcctatgaaatatttgggttttCCTTTGGGAGCTAAATTCAAAGATAAGACAATATGGAACCCGATTCTAGAGAAGATGGAAAGGAGATTAGCGGAATGGAAGTGTTTGTATATATCCAAGGGAGGTAGAGTTAACTTTAATAAAAAGCACTCTATCAAATTTACCtgcttattttctatttttgtttcctATCCCTTCTGTTGTGGCTAATCGAATTGAAAAAATTCAGCGGAATTTTTTATGGGGTGGGATAGGGGACGAACCCAAATTTCACCTGGTTAAATGGGCTACCGTTTGTACTCCTTTATCTTCAAGTGGCTTGGGGATAAGAAAAGTGAGACTTTTTAATGAATCTTTGCTTGGGAAGTGGGTTTGGAGATTTGGGCTTAAAAATGATGCCCTGTGGAGGCAAGTGATAGAGGTGAAATATGGTTGTAGATGGGGTAGTTGGTGTTCTAGTTCTGTATCTAGTCCTCATAGTGTTgatttatggaaaaatattagtcGGAGATGGCCTTCCTTTTCTCGTTACATTCTGTATGATATTGGTGACAGGTCGAGGGTAAAATTTTGGCACGACCGTTGGTGTGGGGAGACACCACTTGCTGTTAGTTATCCAGAATTGTTTCGATTTTGCAGAAATAAGGAGGCAAGTGTGGCTAAGCTTATGAAGTTCACTAATGGGGTCCTCTTTTGGGATGTAAGCTTCTTTAGGGGTTTTCATGTTTGGGATTTGGATGCTGTGTCGAGCTTCATGGTTACTATATATGGCTCATCAGTAAGGGGGTTTGGGGAGGGTAAGATGTTTTGGAAAACAGATAGAAGTAAGGAGTTTATGGTTAAAGAGTATTATAGTCTTCTAGCGGGTtctattgatttttgttttccatGGAAAAGCATTTGGCAGCAGAAAATTCCTACTCAAGTAGCTTTCTTTGTCTGGACTGCTGCTTTGGGAAAATGCTGGACAATCGACAATCTGAGAAAAATGAGGATTTGAAtattggattggtgttatatgtgcaagtgtaatggtGAATCGGTTGACCATCTTTTTCTCCATTGTCCAGTTGCTATGGATTTGTGGTCtatgatttttggtttatttggagtaagTTGGGTTATGCCACAATCAGTTGTTGGGCTTCTAGCTTGCCGGCTAGGTCGGTTTGGTCGTCATCGAAATGGGAATATATGGAGAATCATTCCCCATtgcttaatgtggtgtctttggtaGGAAAGAAATAGTTGAtgttttgaagattttgagagATCCATACTCAACCttaagcttttttttctttagaactttattaGATTGGTTGTCTATTTTGCGAAACCATtcattctcttctctttttgtttttcttgattcttgtaatttttattcttgattGTTGACCCCTGTACACTCCCTATGTACTAGGGTGTccctttttttatatcaataaagcGTATTacttatcaccaaaaaaaaaaaaaaaaaatacaagtctCCTTCAAACATGAAGTAGGAAGACCAGCAGGCATTAGCAGCATTTTGTCAAATAGCATTAGGGACCATATATCAATCTCACAAGCCACTGCTGGCATTAGCAGCACAGGTGAGCTAAACTTAACAAGTAgttattgaaaaagaatttCCTATTAGTGTAGGTCTACATCAAAAATCAACATTAAATCTATATCTCTTTGCACTAGTGATGGATGAGCTCACTAAATAGATTCAATAAGAAGTCCCTTAGTGTAtactttttgcagatgatataGTTTTAATGGATGAAACTAGATGTGGAATTAATGTTAAGTTAGAagtttggtgaggcgctctaGAATCTAAAGGTTTTCAGTTAAGTACGACTAAAATCGAGAACATGGAATTTAAGttgtaaaagttaaaaacaaataagagaGAGTTGTAAGACTTTATGGTCAAGACTTGGCTCAATAATTCATTAAGATGATAAGATTGAAAAGAATGTGAATCATAGGATAAGAGCGAGGTGAATGAAGTGGAGAAGTGCATTAGAAGTATGTAAAATGCATATTAAAGGTCTGTTTgggatttgtttattttactgaaactgaaaacttattgctgaaagtactgtagataaaggtaaaagttagttgaaataatacagtaggatctatgaatagtaccaaaaagtacagtggggcccataaatagtaacaaaaataagttagcTTTTTAAGCTAGAGCCAAACGCgcactaagggtccgtttggatacagctgaaaactgaaaactgaaactgaaaactgaaaaacactgtagcgaaataatttttaaatgtgtgaatagtatcgtgggacccatttttaatgaaaaagttgctgaaaagtgaaatttgtgggtccgtaaacagtacacgatgtgctgtgattggtccaaaaaaatttgaaaagtcaaagtttgcggctactgttcattgaacagtgcaaacagtagccgcaaacccaaaacgcgtgaaaaaaaaaaaaaaaaaaaaaaagaaaaacgcagacgcaggattgggcgaaaacgcccaatccaaacgcactctaagtTAAAGGAAGAATTTTATAAGATTGCTATAAGACCATATATGTTCcatttactaaattttttggcCATTAAGAAGCAGCCTTTTTCATATAATGAGTGTAATTGAAATGAGAATGCTTTGATGGATAAATGgcaatacaaagaaaaataggATTCGAAATGAAGAAATTTGCTTAAAAATTGGGGTGGCCCCTATTGGTGAAAAGGTGAGGGAAAGTTTCTTGAGATGGTTTGGTGATGTTTCGAGGAATGCAATTAATGCACCAATGAAAAAGATTGAGTTCAACttgagagaacaaaaaaaaaaagtagaggaaGACCAAAATTAACACTAACAGATATagtaaaaaatgacatgtcaattaagaaaGTAACAAAAAGTATGACTTCGGATAGAATAGAATGACGGAAAAGAATACACATGATCAACCTTGACTAGTttattgaggatccatagccaatctcaaaattttgggaccgACTTGGTTATTGAATCTAAAACgaatttctattttcttctcttaataCTAACATTGTATATAATTGTAGccttataaaatattatgagatGCCCACAAATGTGTATTTGagaaattaatatttgattgatcCCTATTCCTTTGCATCATCTGGTCCAATGTAACACAAGATAAGTAAAACTTATGGTACAAAAACACCAATATGAATATTCAAACTAAACAAATTACACAATTTTGGTATTGAAGACTTGatttgaaggaaaatatatGACTTACAATTTCTTGTATCTCTCTTCACTTCTGCATTATCAGAtgcatcatcttcatcttctgcATCATTAATAATCGACTTATCAGATAACTGATCACTATACAGTTCATGTTTCTTATATGAGAATGTTCCCCTTCCACGCTGCTTAGGGGCCTGGACTTTGGTATCAGGGGCCTCGACTTTGGTATCCTGCATCAAAGGTTCTGATACTCCAGGCAAACATTGTGAGGAGAGTAATTCATCAGGTGCACGATCTGCCATAGCTTCCCAATCTGTAGTTTTTCAGCTTGTCAATTAGAAAATAATCAACTTATTCTATTGTTAAAAGGCTATATCTTGACATCATCTGGCTATATAGTATGATCAAGCcatatccttttcttttttttgataaataacatatgaactttttattaaagaatAGGATCAAGCCATATCCTATATGGTATAGGTTATAACTATGTCTAGCACATATAACCCAGGAATTTTAAGTGCTTCCCTTTCTATACTTAGATCAAAATCATTggaatcaaaacaatcatatcataataacccataataaatattttggaATCTCAAGCAAAACTCCAAAGAAATTTGTGTacaataattcaatagttggtgGAGGAGAATTGAATTCTGGATGTCTCTGTTGGAAATGCCaggaggtgccaattgagctTCAAGGTTCTTGGCTCTAAAATCTAACCATCAGGCCAACATGTTAAGTCAGCAAGCCAAAGTGTGAAAGTGTATTGTCAATCTATCTCAACCTTTAACCATAGACATGCATCtaagaaaaaattgtatagGTTTCAATACTAGGAAATTCCAAACAAATCTCCAATTTGATCACATTACCATTGTGTTTGCCCAGTGGTTAAAGACTGCCCTGTCTTATCTGCCAACAACACCAATGAATATCAGCCTGTTTCTAGCAACTTTTTAGGAAGTTCCATGTCCACAAAAAGTGCTAGACAGCTAGATTCCATTTGCAGGTATGATTGGGTGAAGGGATTTGGGAGcatttctttcaatattttctgCAGCACTGAATTCTACAACCTAGCCTTCTATTTAAAGACCATAAAGGGTAACTGAAGTTCCATGACTCCATCCTATTTATACAGTTGTACCATAAACTTTGACAACCTAAGGTAGTACGTTTAGTCAATTTCCCAAATAGATGCAAAAGAATGGCCAAGTAAGAACCCCGAGCAGCTTGAGTAATCCATGGTAGACACTCTTAAGATAAATGAACATGAAATCAATCTATTAAGGGTGAGATGTCGTTTCATTCACGCTCACAAATAAACTGAATTAATAatactttaaaatatttcaaaatttctgcCCATATGCTAATTTATAAGATTAAATCGCGCACACACACATTTATCACACTAAAATGTGAGGTAGAAAGGCCGGAGACAATCAATGTTTGTCCAAATAGAGATTGCAAAAAACCTAATGCATTCTAAttctaaagaaaagaaatgtaCCGTCATCTGAAGACCCATTGCCTGGATTTTCATCCTCAGTAGATTTTATTGGTTTCCCAAGATGCCCTTCACAAACAAACCAATATTTGAATGTTAGTttaaaaccactttttttttttttctttcaaaataattaattgccTATTATGTAAAAGAAAATGCACCTGAATTATCACAAGGCAAAGCAACATCAGGAGCCGAAATTCGATTCTCATTTGGCTGATTATCACTGAAACAAGAAACAGCAATCGAGGTTTCAGTTTGTTTCTCCAACAACCAAACAGaggcgagagagagagagagagagaggtaccgAGAGAGAGGTTGGAGTTTGAGGAGCTGAGCCTGAGAGCGAAGGTCGTCGGCTTTGAGAGAGAAGCCCTTGGAGGAGTAGAGAGTGGCCAAGTCGCCGAGAGCAGAGGCCAATGCAGAATTGGAAGAGTTTAGGGTTTGGAGCTTCGAAACTTGCGTTTCGAGGAGAGCGATTGCTCCGTCCGTGTCTCCGGCGTCTAATAAGTCCTCAACTGCCTCGCTCCAGTTTGCTTCTTCCATTGCAACTCCAAATCCAATTCCAAACTCACCTCTGCTCTGCTCTGCTCTGATTGTAAGTTTATTGAGAGAAAACAGAAAAAGGATTCCGATTTTCTGGAATCTGAATTGTATTGGCTTAGAAAAAGTATGAATCCAAACATAAACATGATGCCACATGCCACAATTAAAAAGAGATCATTCATTGGTTTTAATcgcttttaacttttttatttttttatacaattcaTCAAACACTTGTTTAAATTGGCAcataataggttttaaaaaaaaaaaataaataactctaaacattttatagctaatttttgttcttttctttactttatatatatatatatatatatatatatatatatatatatactagtgttCAGAGACCCTTCTATTTTTTaagtaagggttaatttagagcatttattataatttaaaattattatattttccaatcacaaaaaaaacctttcatcacacccttaaatttttttgtgattagaaaaatgtaataatctcaaattataataaatgctctaaattaacccttatctaaaaaatagaagagtctctgAGCACGTGCTCATGttcgtgctcagaggctcttttattttttgagtaagtattaatttagagcatttattatactttgggattactacattttccaattacaataaaaaacctaggggtgtgatgaaaaaattatttcaccacacacaatactcatcacacccttagttttttttatttttttatttattattattgaaaaatgtaataatctcaaattataataaatgctctaaattataatgaatgcaaattattaacttttacctgtgctcagaggctagttattttttatcattttgctaAGACACAAActtttcactttaaaaaaaggacaatattaaatttcatataataggatatttacaaaaaatgttCATTAACAACTACTTGATAGATTGACTACCACTTCGTTCCCCTGAATTCATTCAATGTGCTGCCATGCAATCTAACAACATTGTTGATATTTCTccctaaaaaaatacaaaaaatagagagtaaggtttaaatgtaagaaaaaaaaaacaaacaaaaataataggagGAAGACAAAGCACCACTTAAAACACATACactaaaataattaatcaaacccaataaccacaaaaaaaaaaaaaagactaaaatatatatcattccCACTCTTTAAAAAAGAGTCATTAGTTAGAgaaaatattaaacaattatcaaactgaccaaataaaagaaaaaattaaaaaagaaaagtgtggtcctattttgtacgCAGTATTTTCATGGGagttaaaagattttttttttctttcaaactctaaattacataaaagaataaggtttttttttctctctaaactcTAAGTTAGTGTTCAACtaaatattttgttgaaaaaaaaaatcaaaaagtaaTTTGAGTTCAAGTAGaactcatattttttctttgaaatattcACGTTTAGAAATATGAGTTCAAATAGAAAATTCACTTttagaaatataagaaaattcatgtttaaaaatatgaactcatatttaaaaattttagtcccaatagAAATCAAATAGAACTCATATTTTATATTCATGTTTTCAATATGAGTTCTAATATAAGTTCAAAACGTTTTCACGCTAATATGAGTTATATGACTTCAAAAGGTGAATATAAGAAGTTATATTTGAACAAAACAATAGGAATATAAGAAAACATAACatgaaagtgttttttttttttttaaagataagatAATGATATGGAAAGGATAATGATAACAAAGTAAGGAAACCAAATATAGGAAAGTAAATACTAAATGACAACTCATAAAAGCAAACATAATAGAGAGAATTCAATACGCATGAGGCGTTCTAAATAGAGGTCATAAAAGATACTtacatttttgttgttgattacACTTCAAGTCCAAAGTCCAAATAGTTCGTTGGAGATGGAGGACAGAACAcacaaaaatcttgaagatcAACACTCTAGTACAAGTTCCTTGAAGTTATACCAAAATCTTGAAGATAAACACCCCAGTGCATGTTCCTTGAAGTTTAAATACCAAAATCTTAAAGATAGGCACCCCAGTGCATGTTACTTGAAGAAATATGTGAAAGAAATTAATGGTGATGTTGAAATATAAAGGCTAttttacagaaaaaaaaaaaaaaaattgtttctagAAAATAAGAAGTTGTTCAtgaattagaaaataaaaatagaaaataccaAAGTATATGGACATACACATACCATTGAGCAGGAGCAAATTTGAGTAGagcaaatagaaaaaatgatgataatggtgaaaAGAAGATTAACAGAATTGAGAGAATTTGAGAACTGAAGAAGAAGtaatttgagtttgaaaatcAACGTGAGTGTACCGGGAGTGTagtcctattttgtagataaTGCTTTATGTGAGAGTTTTCATTTAGAAAAATGATCCAACCAAATTGTGGTGATATGGTTAGCAATTTGAAAACCAACAGGAGAGTAGTAGTGTCTAAATTTAAGGGATATGGATGAAAAGTTATAGTgataattgttataaaaaaaataataaataaagaagaattgatttggaaaaaaaaaaaaaaaaaaaacgtgaagGGAGTATGAGTAAGGGAAAATGTGAAttcaaaagagaagagaaaaaaaaaaagaaaaagaaaaaagaaaagagagaaggaaaaaaagagtgaaaaataataataaaataaccaaCTTAGGGGAAGTTAGACatgggtttaaaaaaatgaaataaataacgaaaaaaataaataaataaaggataaACCTTAATAACAGGTAGATaactttttttgatagaaatgtgggtttttttttttttttttcattaggttttttgtttttaattttaaaaaagaagttaaaaaaatagtttaaataaattgtaatatatatatatatatatattttggataaCCTTGaggatgttt
Protein-coding regions in this window:
- the LOC115982426 gene encoding uncharacterized protein LOC115982426; translated protein: MWHHVYVWIHTFSKPIQFRFQKIGILFLFSLNKLTIRAEQSRGEFGIGFGVAMEEANWSEAVEDLLDAGDTDGAIALLETQVSKLQTLNSSNSALASALGDLATLYSSKGFSLKADDLRSQAQLLKLQPLSRDNQPNENRISAPDVALPCDNSGHLGKPIKSTEDENPGNGSSDDDWEAMADRAPDELLSSQCLPGVSEPLMQDTKVEAPDTKVQAPKQRGRGTFSYKKHELYSDQLSDKSIINDAEDEDDASDNAEVKRDTRNSRYGKRHVLVLADFPPSTRTIDLEKLFQDFKDQGFVIRWVNDTTALAVFRTPSIALEARNHIQYPFTVRILDEDDTLVSSISPRDLEPPRQRPQTSTRTAQRLIAQGMGLKLPSATDGSQEFRKQENERRNRIVTRQKLKDDAWGDDLN